The proteins below are encoded in one region of Ferroplasma acidiphilum:
- a CDS encoding Lrp/AsnC family transcriptional regulator — protein sequence MDSFDLRILKEISRDSRKPLKEIGKAIGIYSASAISRRIKEMQENNVIKGFKAEIDFGKLGYNFVTATFVRAKYGIEYHDIVAEKIMKIKGVIDVLFLLGDIDFYILCATKTKDDYVIILNELEKITEIERSDTHTVLNIYKYHDIANIF from the coding sequence ATGGATAGTTTTGACTTAAGAATTTTAAAAGAGATTTCCAGAGATTCTAGAAAGCCATTAAAAGAGATAGGGAAGGCTATAGGAATATACTCTGCATCGGCGATCAGCAGGAGAATAAAAGAAATGCAGGAAAATAATGTAATAAAGGGATTCAAAGCAGAAATAGACTTCGGTAAATTAGGGTATAACTTCGTAACCGCTACCTTTGTGAGGGCCAAATATGGAATAGAATACCATGATATAGTTGCTGAAAAGATAATGAAGATCAAAGGGGTAATTGATGTTCTGTTCCTGCTCGGAGACATTGATTTTTACATTCTATGTGCTACTAAAACAAAAGATGATTACGTAATTATATTAAATGAACTGGAAAAAATTACAGAAATAGAAAGGTCGGACACACATACGGTTTTAAATATATATAAATATCATGATATCGCCAACATTTTTTAA
- the sor gene encoding sulfur oxygenase/reductase, with protein MPKPYVAINEVEMLNNDTTMQMFQQVGPKVCQVTARHPGFVGFQNHVQFGIIPMGTRWGGGSMDMTKMDTMNVYQYTMWKSIKDHEDMHRENFSSIFRLCSSCLSQVVYGPWEPLYEIVDASMPLNTEMADFTTMFGKKFAAGDPAGVPPISMPYGQRTIALSEHTVKKDKEKEFESTIVEVMKDFEKAPGFLGYMILKEVGVSAVGSFQLKSKGIHETLESGGEVPTQQEGSFKPEEARPTPPEYKVHMEWASPNDAMFGIGRVLFAHPAREIHDKVLDTLIRGPYIRLLNPMMEGTTWREYLNSP; from the coding sequence ATGCCTAAACCTTACGTAGCAATAAACGAAGTGGAGATGTTGAATAACGACACGACCATGCAGATGTTCCAGCAAGTTGGCCCGAAAGTATGCCAGGTAACAGCCAGGCACCCGGGATTTGTTGGATTCCAGAATCATGTGCAATTCGGGATAATACCGATGGGGACAAGATGGGGAGGTGGCTCCATGGATATGACAAAAATGGATACCATGAATGTATATCAGTATACAATGTGGAAAAGCATTAAAGACCACGAAGATATGCACAGGGAAAACTTCTCTTCAATATTCAGATTATGCTCATCCTGCCTTTCACAGGTAGTTTATGGACCATGGGAACCATTATATGAAATTGTAGATGCCAGCATGCCATTAAACACGGAAATGGCTGATTTCACAACCATGTTCGGGAAAAAATTCGCTGCGGGAGACCCAGCAGGAGTTCCGCCTATATCCATGCCATACGGCCAGAGAACAATAGCACTGTCCGAGCACACTGTAAAGAAGGATAAGGAAAAGGAATTCGAATCAACAATAGTTGAAGTAATGAAAGACTTTGAAAAGGCGCCGGGATTTCTGGGATACATGATTTTAAAAGAAGTTGGTGTCTCAGCAGTAGGGTCATTCCAGCTGAAGTCAAAGGGAATTCATGAAACACTGGAATCCGGTGGTGAAGTACCAACACAGCAGGAGGGTTCATTCAAACCAGAAGAGGCAAGGCCTACACCACCTGAGTACAAAGTTCATATGGAATGGGCCTCCCCGAACGACGCAATGTTTGGAATTGGAAGGGTTCTGTTTGCACATCCAGCAAGAGAGATCCACGACAAGGTTCTTGACACATTGATAAGAGGGCCCTATATAAGGCTTTTAAACCCGATGATGGAAGGAACAACATGGAGAGAGTACCTTAACTCTCCATAA
- the dnaJ gene encoding molecular chaperone DnaJ, producing MSGDYYQILGVDKTASQEEIRSKFRELAKKYHPDVNSGSKEAEQKFKEIAEAYEVLSDPQKRQQYDATGSTTFGDAGAGGGAGFNWDNFSHFDDINDIFNTIFGGGFGRGNFNGSYGSSSPQPDLDIYVKLNVTMEDAYYGASKPIKFKRNAMCEVCNGTGAEGGVLVTCPTCHGTGQERISRGQGFFNFVQVIVCRTCMGKGKIPKTPCKACAGKGYIPKMENISITIPKGVDTNTRLRTQKLGNSFGGVTGDLYAVVYVQPNPNIKRTGDNLYVKEAIDFPTAALGGSVEIPLFKEKFTLNIPAGSQPEDVLRIKGAGMPKLTSRGSGDLLVVLKLQVPKHLTSREKELIEELKGEPVKKSWFHI from the coding sequence ATGTCAGGAGATTATTATCAGATACTGGGAGTAGATAAAACCGCTTCTCAGGAAGAGATACGTTCAAAGTTCAGAGAACTTGCTAAGAAATACCACCCCGATGTAAATTCAGGCAGTAAGGAGGCTGAACAGAAATTCAAGGAAATCGCAGAAGCGTATGAAGTGCTTTCAGATCCCCAGAAAAGGCAACAATATGATGCTACCGGCTCTACAACATTTGGAGATGCAGGAGCTGGCGGTGGCGCAGGCTTTAACTGGGATAATTTCTCACATTTTGACGATATTAATGATATATTTAATACCATATTCGGCGGCGGATTTGGAAGAGGAAATTTCAATGGTTCCTATGGCAGTAGTAGCCCCCAGCCGGACCTCGATATTTATGTAAAACTTAACGTCACTATGGAGGATGCATATTACGGTGCATCAAAACCTATTAAGTTCAAAAGAAATGCCATGTGTGAAGTATGCAATGGTACAGGAGCGGAAGGTGGAGTACTGGTTACATGCCCCACCTGCCATGGTACCGGCCAGGAAAGAATAAGCAGGGGGCAGGGTTTCTTTAACTTTGTCCAGGTAATAGTATGCCGTACCTGTATGGGAAAAGGAAAAATACCGAAAACCCCCTGCAAAGCATGTGCTGGAAAAGGATACATACCAAAAATGGAGAACATTTCTATAACAATACCAAAGGGCGTTGATACCAACACAAGGCTCAGGACACAGAAACTGGGCAACTCTTTTGGTGGTGTGACCGGTGACCTATACGCTGTCGTTTATGTCCAGCCGAACCCGAATATAAAACGTACCGGCGATAATCTCTACGTTAAAGAAGCCATAGATTTCCCTACAGCTGCTCTGGGCGGGTCTGTTGAAATTCCCCTTTTCAAAGAGAAATTTACTTTAAATATTCCTGCTGGAAGCCAGCCAGAGGATGTATTGAGGATTAAAGGTGCTGGAATGCCTAAATTAACCTCACGTGGGAGTGGAGACCTCCTTGTTGTGCTAAAACTTCAGGTTCCGAAGCACCTTACATCCAGGGAAAAGGAACTAATAGAGGAGCTCAAGGGCGAACCTGTTAAGAAATCCTGGTTCCACATATGA
- a CDS encoding aspartate aminotransferase family protein — MALNDYKNLPKIITDVPGPESKLLLQRQREMESSTVIYPDSFPIAIKRAENSLIEDLDGNIFIDWVSGISVLNLGFNDKIRDAVKAQLDDIWHALEIPTEVRINFLEALRNSFPPEMRNYKTIFGISGADACETAINIAHAIRKKNAPTIAFEGAYHGVSGGIIAATAGRKYREAVYSDGFKIIRVPYPYKLWYDYDVSDIISIMKKIMDDGEAGYDRPDSVIVEPVQGEGGYIVPPDGFLKAIREFCTEYDLTMIVDEVQSGVGRTGKMWAFEYENITPDIVCVSKSIGGGLPVSLVYYRDDYDKKLPKPFHLGTYRANPLAMAAGITVINEVPKYFDKVKSSGKEMLNKFNKIDSNLIGEVRGKGYMIGIELVDNGKPMNSKHMMELKHELLQNGLLMHTCGHYGNVFRFMGALNMPDELINTGINIFGKVLRGK, encoded by the coding sequence ATGGCATTAAATGACTATAAAAACCTACCAAAAATTATTACAGATGTACCGGGACCGGAGAGCAAATTATTACTACAGAGGCAAAGGGAAATGGAGTCCAGTACAGTAATCTACCCGGATAGTTTCCCCATTGCAATTAAGAGGGCTGAAAACTCATTAATAGAAGACCTGGATGGAAATATTTTCATTGACTGGGTATCTGGAATCAGTGTTCTTAATTTAGGATTTAATGATAAAATACGAGATGCCGTGAAAGCACAGCTCGATGACATATGGCATGCCCTGGAAATACCTACAGAAGTGAGAATAAATTTTCTTGAAGCATTGAGAAACAGCTTCCCCCCGGAGATGAGGAATTATAAAACAATATTTGGAATCAGCGGAGCCGATGCATGTGAAACTGCAATCAATATTGCACATGCAATAAGGAAAAAGAATGCCCCAACAATTGCATTTGAGGGTGCATACCATGGAGTATCCGGTGGAATTATTGCTGCTACTGCCGGGAGAAAATACCGGGAAGCAGTATACAGTGATGGGTTTAAGATAATACGGGTGCCATACCCATATAAATTATGGTATGACTATGATGTTTCTGATATAATTTCCATAATGAAAAAGATAATGGATGATGGAGAAGCAGGATATGATAGGCCTGATTCTGTTATAGTTGAACCTGTACAGGGAGAAGGCGGTTATATTGTGCCTCCCGATGGATTTTTAAAGGCCATAAGGGAATTCTGTACTGAATACGACCTTACAATGATTGTTGATGAGGTTCAGAGTGGGGTAGGCAGGACAGGCAAGATGTGGGCATTTGAATATGAAAATATTACTCCCGATATAGTATGTGTCAGCAAGAGCATAGGCGGGGGGTTGCCAGTATCATTAGTTTATTACAGGGATGACTATGACAAAAAATTGCCGAAGCCATTCCATCTTGGAACATACAGGGCTAATCCCCTTGCAATGGCAGCTGGAATAACTGTTATCAACGAAGTGCCAAAGTATTTTGATAAGGTAAAATCCAGCGGAAAGGAAATGTTAAACAAATTCAACAAGATAGATTCTAACCTTATAGGAGAAGTGCGCGGAAAGGGTTATATGATCGGCATAGAACTGGTAGACAATGGAAAACCAATGAATTCAAAGCACATGATGGAATTAAAGCACGAGCTCCTCCAGAATGGACTGTTAATGCATACATGCGGGCACTATGGCAATGTATTCAGATTCATGGGCGCGCTAAATATGCCTGATGAATTGATAAATACAGGAATTAACATTTTTGGCAAGGTTTTACGGGGTAAGTAA